The Caldicellulosiruptor changbaiensis genome has a segment encoding these proteins:
- a CDS encoding GNAT family N-acetyltransferase: MVKIRQMNPSERHWVKKLIEQYGFQFYDNAITHVVDDKGNIIAASQLAVEETQAQILSIVVEENFRKMGFGDGLLKMQINHCYKNNIPIIKVKKGMEDSFFKRVGFIEDGDWLILDVQAFYLNLRCK; encoded by the coding sequence ATGGTTAAAATAAGGCAGATGAATCCTTCTGAAAGACATTGGGTTAAAAAACTTATAGAACAATATGGTTTTCAGTTCTATGATAATGCGATAACTCATGTTGTGGATGATAAAGGTAATATTATTGCAGCTTCGCAGCTGGCGGTAGAAGAAACTCAAGCTCAAATTTTATCAATTGTGGTAGAAGAAAACTTTCGCAAGATGGGATTTGGCGATGGACTTTTGAAGATGCAAATAAATCATTGTTATAAAAACAACATTCCTATTATCAAGGTAAAAAAAGGAATGGAAGATAGCTTCTTTAAAAGAGTTGGTTTTATCGAAGATGGTGATTGGCTTATCTTAGATGTGCAAGCATTTTATTTGAATTTGCGCTGCAAGTAA
- a CDS encoding MogA/MoaB family molybdenum cofactor biosynthesis protein, translated as MAFTFAVITCSDKGSKGEREDLSGKEIINLLQAHGFSNVYYKIVPDEKEKIKQALIEAANAGANLILTTGGTGFYKRDVTPEATLEVIQKQTPGISELIRYETGKINKRSYLSRGVSGIYENSLIINLPGSPKAVKECIEAVLPVLEHGLNILLENERECGKTE; from the coding sequence ATGGCATTTACATTTGCAGTGATAACATGCTCAGACAAGGGCTCAAAAGGAGAAAGAGAAGACCTGAGCGGAAAAGAGATAATAAATCTCTTACAAGCTCATGGATTTTCAAATGTGTATTACAAGATTGTACCTGATGAAAAAGAAAAAATAAAACAGGCTTTAATTGAAGCAGCAAATGCTGGTGCAAACCTCATTTTGACAACTGGTGGTACTGGCTTTTATAAAAGAGATGTTACACCTGAGGCAACACTTGAGGTCATACAAAAACAAACCCCTGGTATTTCTGAACTAATCAGGTATGAGACAGGCAAGATAAATAAAAGGAGCTATCTTTCGCGCGGAGTTTCAGGAATATATGAAAATAGCCTCATAATCAACCTTCCCGGCTCACCAAAGGCAGTAAAAGAGTGTATTGAGGCAGTGCTGCCGGTTTTAGAGCATGGGCTAAATATCTTGCTTGAAAATGAGAGGGAATGTGGTAAGACAGAGTGA
- a CDS encoding cyclic pyranopterin monophosphate synthase MoaC/MOSC-domain-containing protein produces MEFTHLNREGMPQMVDVSCKDITERIARASGRIYVGSEVIKAIEESKLPKGDIFSVAKIAGIMAAKKTSELIPLCHNIFLSHVDISYSVNKEQGYIEAVSEVKTQAQTGAEMEAITAVLIFLETIYDMCKALKKDMVITDVRLIEKIGGKSGYYIFDERKSSAKVISINISRQKGTSKEPVEEAHVIENFGIEGDAHAGTSHRQVSLLDMSSIKKMKEYGIKGLCFGKFAENITTEGLDISKIQLGTKLKIGDDVILEISQIGKKCHGDGCEIARTVGVCIMPKEGLFARVLKGGKIRVGDIIEILG; encoded by the coding sequence ATGGAATTTACACATTTAAACAGGGAAGGAATGCCGCAGATGGTTGATGTATCATGTAAGGACATAACAGAGAGAATTGCAAGGGCAAGTGGCAGAATTTATGTGGGAAGCGAGGTCATAAAAGCGATAGAAGAAAGCAAGTTACCAAAGGGTGATATATTCTCAGTAGCAAAGATTGCTGGGATAATGGCAGCAAAAAAGACATCAGAACTGATTCCGCTTTGCCACAATATATTTCTATCACACGTCGATATCTCATATTCGGTAAACAAAGAACAAGGTTATATAGAGGCAGTATCAGAGGTAAAGACACAAGCACAAACAGGTGCTGAGATGGAGGCAATAACAGCAGTTTTGATTTTTTTAGAGACAATCTATGACATGTGCAAGGCACTCAAAAAGGATATGGTTATTACAGATGTGAGATTAATTGAAAAGATAGGTGGAAAGTCAGGGTATTATATCTTTGATGAAAGAAAAAGCTCTGCAAAGGTCATTTCAATAAATATAAGCAGGCAAAAGGGGACATCCAAAGAGCCAGTTGAAGAGGCACATGTAATTGAGAATTTTGGCATAGAAGGAGATGCTCATGCAGGTACATCACACAGACAAGTAAGCCTTCTTGATATGTCCAGCATAAAAAAGATGAAAGAATATGGTATAAAAGGCCTTTGTTTTGGCAAGTTTGCAGAAAATATTACAACAGAAGGACTGGATATAAGCAAAATCCAGCTTGGTACAAAGCTAAAGATAGGAGATGATGTAATACTTGAGATAAGCCAGATAGGGAAAAAATGCCATGGGGATGGATGTGAGATAGCAAGGACGGTTGGCGTTTGTATAATGCCCAAAGAAGGACTGTTTGCAAGAGTATTAAAAGGTGGTAAAATAAGGGTAGGAGATATTATAGAAATTTTAGGCTAA
- the moaA gene encoding GTP 3',8-cyclase MoaA has protein sequence MYDGFFRKIEYLRFSITDRCNFFCKYCRTKEACEIENEELSKDEIFRIISVFKKLGIKKLRFTGGEPFLRDDIFDIIEFADSIGIKNINVTTNGYLDEEKIEKIAKSSLLSINISLDTLDKRKYKVLTGVNGLGKVISTIKSLSKFKKVKINTVLLRSVNFDEIEHLISFAKENNVVIRFIELMPVGVANRIFESEFVSIEEILKKFKNFHEIKSNENSVAKYYHIEDFDHIVGFINAVSGHFCDRCDKVRVSSRGVLYNCLFDKIGLDLKEYLNDEDVLMEKIQEFVKKKNFARLPSTDSMMFKIGG, from the coding sequence ATGTATGATGGATTTTTTAGAAAGATTGAATACTTGAGATTTTCAATAACAGACAGGTGTAATTTCTTCTGCAAGTATTGCAGGACAAAGGAAGCATGCGAAATTGAGAACGAAGAGCTTTCAAAAGATGAGATTTTTAGAATTATTTCGGTGTTTAAAAAGCTTGGTATAAAGAAGCTGAGGTTTACAGGCGGTGAGCCATTTTTAAGAGATGACATATTTGATATTATAGAGTTTGCTGATAGCATTGGTATAAAAAACATAAATGTTACAACAAACGGGTATTTAGATGAAGAAAAGATTGAGAAGATAGCAAAAAGCAGTCTTTTGTCAATTAACATTTCACTTGATACCTTAGATAAGCGAAAATACAAAGTGTTAACAGGCGTTAACGGACTTGGCAAAGTAATAAGCACAATAAAAAGCCTGTCAAAGTTTAAGAAAGTAAAGATTAACACAGTTTTGCTAAGGTCTGTAAACTTTGATGAGATTGAGCACTTGATATCATTTGCTAAGGAGAACAATGTTGTTATTAGATTCATTGAACTTATGCCAGTAGGAGTTGCAAATAGGATTTTTGAGAGTGAATTTGTGAGTATAGAGGAGATTTTAAAAAAATTCAAGAATTTTCATGAAATTAAAAGTAATGAAAACTCTGTTGCAAAGTATTACCATATCGAAGACTTTGACCACATTGTTGGGTTTATAAACGCTGTGTCAGGACATTTTTGTGACAGGTGTGACAAGGTAAGGGTTTCATCAAGAGGAGTTCTATATAATTGCTTATTTGATAAAATAGGGCTTGATTTAAAAGAGTATTTAAATGATGAAGATGTTTTGATGGAAAAAATTCAGGAGTTTGTCAAAAAGAAAAACTTTGCAAGACTACCATCAACAGATTCAATGATGTTTAAAATAGGAGGCTGA
- a CDS encoding molybdopterin molybdotransferase MoeA, translating into MKDYHFSATLPQDARDIIEKILKEYLSLKTETISIYKAQGKFAAKDYLSLNTSPPTDVAAMDGYAINAEQTFNTTDANPAIIENFKVVQTGESIEGFDAVVPFEEAQIENGRIKIFQSYYPRQNVRSKGEDVQKEQLLIKKGDLLTIFDKVYLKAGGYLEVKVYKMPKVAFLPTGEELVDIVEKEGQLVEFNSVIFNDLLQRYGFEVGILKPVENNLKKLTEKIKELLQEFDIVFVNAGSSKGDKDLTVEAISALGEVLVHGIAIKPGKPTIIGKVENKLVIGLPGFPVSMFFVLKEIFLKSFFKAYNLNPKEKSIFATLERRLSSDIGSEEYVRVSIKNIDGKNVAKILKRGASVISSLKRADGYITVPINVDLIEEGNLLEVKLI; encoded by the coding sequence ATGAAAGATTATCACTTTTCAGCTACACTCCCACAAGATGCAAGAGATATAATTGAGAAAATACTAAAAGAGTATTTGAGCCTTAAAACAGAGACCATTTCAATTTACAAAGCACAAGGTAAATTTGCAGCAAAAGACTATCTTTCACTCAATACATCGCCTCCTACAGATGTTGCTGCAATGGATGGTTATGCAATAAATGCAGAGCAAACTTTTAATACTACAGATGCAAATCCTGCAATAATTGAAAACTTTAAAGTTGTTCAAACAGGAGAAAGCATTGAGGGTTTTGATGCTGTTGTGCCATTTGAAGAAGCACAAATAGAAAATGGAAGGATAAAGATTTTCCAAAGTTACTATCCACGACAGAATGTACGTTCAAAAGGTGAGGATGTACAAAAGGAGCAGTTACTTATTAAAAAAGGAGATCTTTTAACCATTTTTGACAAGGTGTATTTAAAAGCTGGTGGCTATCTTGAAGTTAAGGTTTACAAAATGCCAAAGGTTGCTTTTTTGCCAACAGGTGAGGAGCTTGTTGACATAGTAGAGAAGGAAGGACAGCTTGTTGAATTCAATTCTGTCATATTCAATGATTTACTTCAAAGATATGGTTTCGAAGTTGGAATTTTAAAGCCTGTAGAAAACAATTTAAAAAAACTTACAGAAAAGATAAAAGAACTTTTACAAGAATTTGATATAGTCTTTGTAAATGCTGGATCATCTAAGGGTGATAAAGACTTAACAGTCGAAGCTATATCAGCTTTAGGAGAGGTACTTGTCCACGGCATAGCCATAAAACCCGGCAAGCCAACAATTATAGGAAAGGTAGAAAATAAGCTTGTGATAGGACTTCCCGGCTTTCCTGTTTCAATGTTTTTTGTTTTAAAGGAGATATTTTTAAAGTCATTTTTCAAAGCGTACAATTTAAATCCAAAAGAAAAAAGTATATTTGCCACACTTGAGAGAAGACTCTCATCTGATATAGGCTCTGAAGAGTATGTGAGAGTTAGTATTAAAAATATAGATGGTAAGAATGTAGCCAAAATTTTAAAAAGGGGTGCAAGCGTGATATCAAGTTTAAAGAGAGCAGATGGATATATCACAGTTCCAATTAATGTGGACTTAATTGAAGAGGGAAACTTGCTTGAGGTTAAATTGATTTAG
- a CDS encoding molybdopterin molybdotransferase MoeA: MKVLMTYFEVFDILRREFSNVSLKTETIPIQEALDRICAKDIISSIDVPHFDKSTVDGYAIRCEKTFSANDENPAIFDLVGEVKTGEIPTFEIGEGQAARIFTGGHVPDGSNAVVMLENTIEEDGKLFVFRPVKPNENILKKGEDIKKGCIVIKKYQKLKAPQIGVLAAIGQKEVEVFSKLKVGIISTGDEIISQDQNLEGAKIYDVNSYTLFASCTEEYTVPKLYGIVKDDYNALQDMLSKAILENDIVLVSGGSSVGTYDNTLKAISSLENSKILVDGVSIKPGKPTIIAKVFDKAIFGLPGHPVSCLFIFKFFVKRLIDILLHQQDTSKKVLAKMKTNFSISSGRTEFVFVKLIYSDEIIAEPLYGKSGSINLLNNASGYIRVDSTKTGIKAGDIVEVTLL; encoded by the coding sequence ATGAAGGTTTTAATGACTTACTTTGAAGTGTTTGACATTTTGCGAAGGGAATTTTCAAACGTTAGCTTGAAAACTGAGACCATCCCCATCCAAGAGGCCTTGGATAGGATTTGTGCAAAGGACATTATATCAAGTATAGATGTTCCGCACTTTGACAAGTCAACTGTTGATGGATATGCAATAAGGTGTGAGAAGACATTTTCGGCAAACGATGAAAACCCTGCCATCTTTGATTTGGTTGGTGAGGTAAAGACAGGGGAGATTCCAACATTTGAGATTGGTGAAGGTCAGGCGGCGAGGATTTTTACAGGTGGTCATGTGCCAGATGGCAGCAATGCCGTGGTCATGCTTGAAAATACCATTGAAGAAGATGGGAAGCTTTTTGTCTTTCGGCCAGTAAAGCCAAATGAGAACATACTTAAAAAGGGTGAGGATATAAAGAAAGGCTGTATTGTTATTAAAAAGTATCAAAAATTAAAAGCGCCTCAAATTGGTGTTTTGGCAGCAATAGGTCAAAAAGAGGTTGAGGTTTTCTCAAAGCTAAAAGTTGGGATTATTTCAACAGGTGATGAGATAATCTCACAAGACCAGAATCTTGAAGGAGCCAAGATTTATGATGTAAACTCATATACACTTTTTGCTTCTTGCACTGAAGAGTACACTGTTCCTAAATTGTATGGGATTGTAAAAGATGATTATAATGCTTTGCAAGATATGCTATCAAAAGCCATTTTAGAAAACGACATTGTGCTGGTATCTGGCGGAAGTTCTGTTGGTACATATGATAACACACTGAAAGCTATTTCAAGCTTAGAGAATTCAAAAATTCTTGTTGATGGAGTTTCAATAAAGCCAGGAAAGCCAACAATAATTGCAAAGGTTTTTGACAAAGCCATATTTGGGCTTCCGGGCCACCCTGTTTCTTGCCTTTTTATATTTAAATTTTTTGTAAAAAGGCTAATTGACATTTTGTTGCACCAGCAGGATACGTCAAAAAAAGTCTTAGCAAAAATGAAGACAAACTTTTCAATCTCAAGTGGTAGAACAGAGTTTGTATTTGTAAAACTTATATACTCTGATGAAATTATTGCCGAGCCACTGTACGGAAAATCCGGTTCGATAAATCTTTTGAACAATGCATCAGGTTATATCAGGGTAGATAGCACAAAAACGGGTATTAAAGCAGGTGATATTGTTGAGGTGACACTGCTATGA
- a CDS encoding ATP-binding cassette domain-containing protein, which translates to MIEVKEVEKYFGDRLLFRCKNLKFDNKGLYIIRGPNGCGKTTFLRMLFGKDSDFKGMIKNTFNKKVMLSQQPYFFKGSAAYNLSLSLKDQPLKEAIKILKAFSIDPNLNIHSLSLGQKQLVAFLRAFYIESDVLFLDEPDSYLDSSVRNFIFEKIEKDAQNRCIIMVTHNSQMVACSKLVYFEDNQIIEKR; encoded by the coding sequence TTGATTGAGGTAAAAGAGGTTGAGAAGTATTTCGGGGACAGGCTTTTGTTTCGGTGTAAAAACTTAAAGTTTGATAATAAAGGCTTATATATTATAAGAGGACCAAATGGGTGCGGGAAAACAACATTTTTGAGAATGCTTTTTGGCAAAGACAGTGATTTTAAGGGAATGATTAAGAATACATTTAACAAAAAAGTTATGCTATCCCAACAGCCATATTTTTTCAAAGGAAGTGCAGCGTATAACCTCTCTTTGAGTTTAAAAGACCAGCCCTTAAAAGAAGCTATAAAAATACTGAAAGCATTTTCAATAGACCCTAACCTGAACATACACTCTTTATCACTTGGGCAAAAACAGCTTGTTGCTTTTTTAAGAGCATTTTACATTGAGTCAGACGTTCTCTTTTTAGATGAACCAGATTCGTACCTTGACAGTTCAGTAAGAAATTTTATTTTTGAAAAGATAGAAAAAGATGCACAAAATAGATGTATAATTATGGTGACACACAACTCACAGATGGTGGCTTGCTCAAAGCTGGTATACTTTGAAGATAATCAAATAATAGAGAAAAGGTGA
- a CDS encoding ABC transporter permease: MLANVVVSTLIVCIPSTIVSIIIGVPIGYFLKIKRFKGRKFVLRLVYTLSGLPPVLAGLLVYIILSKKGPLGFLDILFTKWAMIIAQVILIVPIVVLYTLSGLKNVQLVLDNLDYLNVEGKKRYIALIKEYSKELVYATILGLSRSISEVGAVLIVGGNIEGETRILTTAIIYEITKGEFSMALLLGMVLLIISFAFNTILQILQGDIVD, encoded by the coding sequence ATGCTTGCAAATGTTGTTGTCTCAACCCTGATTGTCTGTATTCCATCAACGATTGTTTCGATTATAATAGGTGTTCCAATTGGATACTTCTTGAAGATAAAAAGGTTTAAAGGCCGAAAATTTGTGTTGAGGTTGGTATATACTCTCTCTGGTCTTCCACCAGTTTTAGCAGGACTTTTGGTATATATTATTCTCTCAAAAAAAGGTCCACTGGGGTTTTTAGATATACTTTTTACCAAGTGGGCAATGATTATTGCCCAGGTAATTTTGATTGTGCCAATAGTGGTACTCTATACATTGTCAGGCCTTAAAAATGTGCAATTAGTTTTGGACAACTTAGACTACTTAAATGTAGAAGGCAAAAAGAGATACATTGCACTTATAAAAGAGTATTCAAAAGAGCTGGTTTATGCAACCATCCTTGGGCTTTCGCGTTCAATTTCCGAGGTAGGAGCTGTTTTGATTGTCGGTGGGAATATAGAAGGAGAGACTCGTATTTTGACAACAGCTATTATCTATGAAATTACAAAAGGAGAATTTTCAATGGCGCTTTTGCTGGGTATGGTTTTACTCATTATATCATTTGCATTTAATACCATTTTGCAGATATTGCAGGGTGATATAGTTGATTGA
- a CDS encoding substrate-binding domain-containing protein: MRKAMVKIVLVSILLTFIFTFSLYSFSKPVKTFKMATTTSIYDSGFLSFVVPEFEKKNDMKLDFISVGSGQAVKIFKNGDADGIIIHEKSFLDDLKKQKLIQRYTPFVSNYFILVGPKSKKDLFKKVKSIEAAFLIIKNKNLKFVSRADNSATYIRELEIWKLAKTKPNFKGYIKSGQGMGMSLNLANEKEAFILTDEATFYKMKDKLDKLDVIYQNPKEEILANTYYFAFSPKKPDLSLFDTFLKSDEFKKLVNSFNQKYFKKEVYRAVK, translated from the coding sequence ATGAGAAAGGCTATGGTTAAAATTGTTTTGGTATCTATTCTTTTAACTTTTATCTTTACATTTTCATTATATTCTTTTTCAAAACCTGTTAAAACATTTAAAATGGCAACAACTACAAGTATATATGACAGTGGATTTTTAAGTTTTGTTGTTCCTGAATTTGAAAAAAAGAATGATATGAAACTTGACTTTATCTCTGTTGGCAGTGGTCAGGCTGTGAAGATATTCAAAAATGGGGATGCTGATGGAATAATCATCCATGAAAAATCTTTTTTGGATGACCTCAAAAAACAAAAGCTTATCCAAAGGTATACTCCTTTTGTTTCAAACTACTTTATACTTGTTGGACCAAAAAGCAAAAAGGATTTATTCAAGAAGGTAAAATCTATTGAGGCGGCGTTTTTGATAATAAAAAATAAAAATTTAAAATTTGTATCCCGGGCAGACAACTCTGCAACGTATATTAGAGAGCTTGAGATTTGGAAACTGGCAAAAACAAAGCCAAATTTTAAAGGCTATATAAAGTCAGGTCAGGGGATGGGGATGAGTTTAAATCTTGCAAATGAAAAGGAGGCTTTTATTTTAACTGATGAGGCAACATTTTATAAAATGAAAGACAAACTTGATAAACTGGATGTTATATATCAAAATCCCAAGGAAGAAATATTAGCAAACACGTATTACTTTGCCTTTTCACCCAAAAAACCAGACTTGAGCCTATTTGACACTTTTTTAAAAAGCGATGAGTTCAAGAAGCTTGTTAATTCTTTTAATCAAAAATATTTCAAAAAAGAGGTTTACAGAGCAGTAAAATAA
- a CDS encoding HesA/MoeB/ThiF family protein produces the protein MQKRFLKNIGALTEEGQKKLLATTVAVVGVGGIGGFLIEGLARLGVKKIIAVDMDTFDETNLNRQILSNINNLGKYKVFEAEKRVKEINPNVYLEPIKEKAYLDNLEIFLLEADYIFDATDNMEIRKSLSKFVQQTGKILIHGGCAGWYAQIAIITKDKPGIEKLLGEANVEGAEKDLGNPIFAPMLTAALELSEFCKLVSKQGEPLIGKCLFVNLLTNEYRTFEF, from the coding sequence ATGCAAAAAAGATTTTTAAAAAATATTGGTGCCTTAACTGAAGAAGGACAAAAGAAGCTTCTTGCAACAACTGTTGCTGTTGTTGGTGTCGGTGGCATAGGCGGATTTTTGATTGAGGGTTTGGCAAGGCTTGGAGTGAAGAAGATTATAGCAGTTGACATGGACACATTTGATGAAACAAACCTCAACAGGCAGATACTCTCAAATATTAACAACTTAGGCAAATACAAGGTCTTTGAAGCTGAAAAGAGAGTAAAAGAGATAAATCCAAACGTGTACTTAGAGCCTATAAAAGAAAAAGCATACTTAGACAACCTTGAAATTTTTTTGCTTGAGGCAGATTATATATTTGATGCAACAGACAACATGGAGATAAGAAAAAGTTTATCTAAGTTTGTACAACAGACAGGCAAGATTTTAATCCACGGTGGGTGTGCTGGCTGGTATGCACAGATTGCCATCATCACAAAAGACAAACCTGGGATAGAAAAACTTTTGGGAGAGGCAAATGTTGAGGGTGCTGAAAAAGACCTTGGCAACCCAATTTTTGCACCAATGTTGACAGCAGCGTTAGAGCTTTCTGAGTTTTGTAAACTGGTCTCAAAGCAGGGAGAACCACTTATAGGCAAATGTTTATTTGTAAACCTTTTGACAAATGAATATAGAACTTTTGAATTTTGA
- a CDS encoding MoaD/ThiS family protein, protein MKIGVEVNDFFRRYGSRVGKFELEIEENMDVLTLLQKLNIPADKVGFVIVNQKKVDNTYIFSDNDSVYITPFATGG, encoded by the coding sequence ATGAAAATTGGAGTAGAGGTAAATGATTTTTTCAGAAGATATGGTAGCAGAGTTGGCAAGTTTGAGCTTGAGATAGAAGAGAACATGGATGTTTTAACCCTTCTTCAGAAGCTTAATATTCCAGCCGACAAAGTTGGATTTGTTATTGTAAACCAAAAAAAAGTTGACAATACTTATATTTTTTCAGACAATGATAGTGTGTATATCACTCCATTTGCAACTGGAGGATAA
- a CDS encoding aldehyde ferredoxin oxidoreductase N-terminal domain-containing protein gives MIGTDFIRVLYIDLTNKKADIQERKDLYKYLGGVGVAAKLLEENMKKDLPPLDQQQPLIISIGPLSTIFPVVTKAVATFISPHTGEYGESHAGGRLAMAIRNAGYDAIVITGKAQKPTYLVITDKSIEFKDARAMWGLDVEEVGRLIREREPGPGKRSIIRIGKAGENLVTYSCVNVDTYRHFGRLGIGAVFGSKNLKAMMIMGEEDLPIGNLKEYFKTYQEIYKKVTQTDAMAKYHELGTPMNIKVLNAINSLPTKNLLQSNFEHADDISGETFAEKNLIRKVSCVGCPIGCIHIGQFRREFDKGYEYESIAVSYDHELIYALGSLLGIKTTDEVLQIIEEVELAGLDAISTGVVLAWATEALKKGLITREDTLADLEFGNTMEYVKAIDNIADRSNEFYYTIGKGLKEAVKKYGGEEFALLYGGNEMAGYHTGYAFALGQTVGARHSHLDNAGYAYDQSAKELKDEDIIEYVINEEKERAILTSLCICLFARKVYDRTTILKALNSIGINWTDEDLTRLGNDIFFTKLKIKKELGYSLENYKFPKRIFETPTLWGKMDEERLNRLLKMYIERVEREYENWSRGK, from the coding sequence ATGATTGGGACAGATTTTATAAGGGTTCTATATATAGACCTTACAAACAAAAAAGCAGATATACAAGAAAGAAAGGACTTGTATAAATACTTAGGTGGAGTCGGAGTTGCTGCAAAGCTACTTGAAGAGAACATGAAAAAAGACCTTCCGCCACTTGATCAGCAGCAACCACTTATTATCTCAATTGGCCCGCTTTCAACAATATTTCCTGTTGTGACAAAAGCTGTTGCGACGTTTATCTCACCTCATACAGGTGAGTATGGTGAGAGCCATGCAGGTGGAAGACTTGCCATGGCAATCAGAAATGCAGGCTACGATGCAATTGTTATAACTGGAAAAGCTCAAAAACCAACTTATCTTGTGATAACAGACAAGTCTATAGAGTTCAAAGATGCACGAGCTATGTGGGGGCTTGATGTTGAAGAGGTCGGAAGACTGATAAGAGAAAGAGAGCCAGGCCCTGGTAAAAGAAGTATCATAAGAATTGGGAAAGCAGGAGAAAATCTTGTGACATATTCGTGTGTAAATGTAGATACTTATAGACATTTTGGAAGACTTGGAATTGGAGCAGTCTTTGGAAGTAAGAATTTAAAAGCAATGATGATAATGGGCGAGGAAGACCTGCCAATTGGTAATCTGAAAGAGTATTTTAAAACGTATCAAGAGATTTACAAAAAGGTTACACAAACAGACGCCATGGCAAAATACCATGAGCTTGGAACTCCAATGAACATCAAGGTTTTAAATGCTATAAATTCCCTGCCAACAAAGAACCTTTTGCAGTCCAATTTTGAACATGCAGATGACATATCTGGTGAGACTTTTGCAGAAAAGAATCTAATAAGAAAGGTTTCATGTGTTGGCTGTCCAATTGGATGTATTCATATAGGCCAGTTCAGGCGCGAATTTGACAAAGGGTATGAGTATGAGTCAATAGCAGTATCATACGACCATGAGCTAATTTACGCTTTGGGGAGCCTTCTTGGAATAAAGACAACAGATGAGGTTTTGCAGATTATAGAAGAGGTTGAACTTGCAGGGCTTGATGCAATTTCAACCGGTGTTGTTTTGGCATGGGCAACAGAGGCACTCAAAAAAGGTCTTATTACAAGAGAAGACACTCTTGCAGACCTTGAGTTTGGCAACACCATGGAGTATGTTAAAGCAATTGATAATATTGCAGATAGAAGCAACGAGTTTTACTACACAATTGGCAAAGGTTTGAAAGAAGCTGTGAAAAAATACGGTGGAGAAGAGTTTGCACTTTTGTATGGTGGCAATGAGATGGCAGGATATCACACAGGCTATGCGTTTGCTCTTGGTCAGACTGTTGGTGCAAGGCATTCGCACTTAGATAATGCAGGGTATGCATATGACCAGAGTGCAAAAGAACTAAAGGATGAGGACATAATAGAGTATGTAATAAACGAGGAAAAAGAAAGAGCTATTTTGACATCGCTTTGCATCTGCCTTTTTGCAAGAAAAGTATATGACAGGACAACAATCTTAAAAGCCTTGAATTCAATAGGTATCAACTGGACAGATGAAGACCTGACCCGCCTTGGCAATGACATCTTTTTTACGAAACTAAAGATTAAAAAGGAACTTGGCTATTCACTTGAAAATTACAAATTTCCAAAGAGAATTTTTGAAACGCCAACTCTTTGGGGCAAGATGGACGAGGAAAGACTGAACAGACTTTTAAAGATGTATATAGAGAGGGTGGAAAGAGAATATGAAAATTGGAGTAGAGGTAAATGA
- a CDS encoding 4Fe-4S binding protein — MLKALRADNMNKCLGCFTCMLTCAAVNHNNHNLAKSSIKVKTRGGLQSKFAATVCVACKEPACAEACPTNALVKRPGGGVRLIEEKCIACEKCVSACIVGSIHMDYDRKIPIVCKHCGACVRMCPHNCLSMEEVSE; from the coding sequence TTGCTAAAGGCTCTTCGGGCTGACAATATGAACAAGTGCCTTGGATGTTTTACATGTATGCTTACATGTGCAGCTGTGAATCATAACAATCATAACTTAGCAAAAAGCTCTATAAAAGTAAAAACAAGAGGAGGACTTCAGAGCAAGTTTGCAGCAACAGTATGTGTTGCTTGCAAAGAACCTGCCTGTGCAGAGGCTTGTCCAACAAATGCGCTTGTGAAGCGTCCGGGTGGAGGCGTAAGGCTAATAGAAGAAAAGTGCATTGCCTGTGAAAAATGTGTTTCGGCTTGTATTGTAGGTTCTATTCACATGGACTACGATAGGAAAATTCCTATAGTTTGCAAGCATTGTGGAGCATGTGTTAGAATGTGTCCTCATAACTGCTTGAGCATGGAAGAGGTGAGTGAGTAA